The nucleotide sequence AACGACGGTAAGTTCATCCGGACGCTCTGGCTGCCGGACAAGGCCCCGTACGGCTACGACGCCCGGGTGCAGCCGCGGCTCAACCGCATGCTCACGTCGTCCTTCACCGGCTGGAACAACTACATGGCGCCGATCGGCAAGGTGATGAACGACGCGCAGGCGGTGAAGCGCTTCGGCAACACGATGGTGGTCTGGGACTTCCACGCCCGCAAGCCGATCCAGACGCTCGACGTGCGCGGCGCCCCGCTGGAGATCCGCTGGGCCCTCGGGCCCCGGCACGACTACGCCTTCACCACCACCGCGCTGACCTCCAAGCTCTGGCTGGTGGAGCAGCAGGACGACGGCTCGTTCACGGCTAGCGCGGTCGCGGACATCGCGAACCCGATGTACATTCCGCTTCCCGCCGACTTCAGCCTCTCGGCCGACGATCGCTTTCTCTTCGTCGGCACCTTCATGGACGGCACCTGCCGCGTCTACGACGTGAGCGACCCGCACGAGCCGAAGCTGGTGCACGAGCGGAAGATCGGCTCCCAGGTGGGGATGGTGTCGGAGACCTGGGACGGGAAGCGGGTCTACTTCACCTCGTCGCTGCTCTCCAAGTGGGACAAGAAGGGCAAGGACAACGAGCAGTTCCTGAAGGCGTACGCCTGGGACGAGAAGCAGCTCACGCCGCTCTTCGCGGTCGACTTCCTGAAGGAGCGGCTCGGGCGTCCGCACACCATGCGCTTCGGCCAGGAGCGCTTCTACAAGAACCAGATCTACGGCGGCGAGGCCGGGCGTCCGGCCGCGGCGCCCTGAGGTCGCTCCGGCCGCGCCCGTCTACGGGAAGCTGGCGAACAGGTCGCTCAAGTCGGTGGCGTTCGCCGCGTCGCCCAGCATCGGGGTCACGCCGAAGATCTCCTCGATCGTGCGCAGCGTCGAGCTGTGGGTGTAGTGGATGGTGTTCTGGTACCCCCCGCCCTTGGCCTTGGGCGAGAGCACGATCATACCGATCGGGCCGTCGCCGGGCTTGCCCTCGTCCCAGGTGATGAAGATGGCGCCGTTGTTGGCGTAGGCCCGTGAGACGAGGAGCTTCGGCAGCTCCGTCGACAGCCACGTGTCACCCTGCTTCACCCTGTCGTTCAGCGGGGCGCAGTCGGTGTGCATGTCGTCGCACACGCTTGGTGTGATGAAGTTGTAGCGTGCTGCCGTGTCGTCGTTGAGGCTGGCTTGCAGCTCAGCGTAGGGGCGCACATGGGCGACGCAGGACGGCGCGTGGGCGTCGTTGGCCCGGGTGATGTCGTTGAAGAACACGAACGGGTCGTGGTGGACGACATAGTCGCCGAGATCGGTCAACGGGCACACGGCACCGCTCGTTCCCTCTTGGTACGCGCGCCAGGAGATGCCGGCACGCGATCCGCTATCCGTCAATCACGGCTCTCCGAGGCCGCCGTCGCCGTTCGGCCAGCAGCCGAATAGCTCACCCGGCACGACTTCGCCCGTCGTGACCTCGCGCAGTCGCCAGCGGCGACGCTCGAAGACGGGAACGCCTGCGAACCGCTGCGCCAAATGGCCGAGGCGCGCCGTGGCATCTTGAAGTGACACGCAAGTGCTCACGACGCTCCAGCCGGCTGGGGTCGCGGACTCCGCCTCGACGACCCACACCTCGTGGGCAAGCCGAGTGCCCTGTGTACCGAACGCGTCGCGCATCGCGCGAGTGGCAAGAACGAGGGCGCCGAGCGCGACATAGCCCACCACGGCGAAGTTGGCGAGAGCGGACCAGGCGACGTGCGCGACGGAGGTCTCGCCGGCCGGCAGCGCCGCGCCCTCCCATGCGATACCGGAATAGCGGATGATCCGCCCGGTCTTCATGCGAAGGAACCTCGGCGCCGCCGACTTCGCGCACATCACGGCCGCGTAGGGCGGCCATAGCACCGACACCGACCGCCAGCCGAATTGCGCCACGATACTCGTGTCTTCTTCGATCACGTCTGGCCCCGGGTGCAGATGGCGACCGGGGATGTTTACGTACACCAGCGCGTCGAGCGAGGCGCGGTTCGCCGTCTTGCGGCTCTTCTTGTCCAGCGCCTTGACCACTTCCCTGAGCAGCTCGGCGGTGCGCATCGGCACGCTGTCGCATGGGGGTGCCTCCGGGGCGGCGCTCCGCACGTGCTCAGCGAACTGCCGGACCTCCTCGTGCCGGCGACTGGCTGGCTCCATGCGCTCGACGTTCTGCAGGCGCGCGTCCCGGAAGCGCACCTCCACCTCGCCGTCCTTCGGCGGGACAGCCAACTCCTCCTCCCCGAACTCGACGCCGAGATACTTGAGGAACTCACGCACCGGCGCCTTCTCGCGCTCCGTTCGGCCCGGCTCGGAGGCGAACCGCTCGTTGCCGTCGAAGTAGTCCCGGAGCTTCGCCCACCACTCGCGCTGCGTCCCGCTCATCGTCGTCCCTCGAAGCGACCTCAGGATACCGGGCACCGTATCCGGTCTCGAACACGGGCCGGCGGTAGGCCCGGGTCTCGGGGTCTGGGGAAGCGATATCCGCGAGCGTCGGGTCGTCGCCGCAGATACCGCGAATTCGGTGCGAACCGACGGCGCAGCTGCTCTGCCGTGCCGCGGCAGCGACAGTCCCGGCGCGGCAGGCTAGCGTCCGGCCTGGGCGGCGGGGCCGACCGCCGGGAGCGATACGGATCCGTCGCCCGCGATCGCCTGCTCCGCGATCAGCCGATCGCGCAGCCGCCGGGCGCCTTCGCGGGCCTGGAACGTGATCGCATCCACGAGCCAGGCCGGCCAGCGAGGGTCGGTGGTGTTGATCTCGACGGTGTTCGACACGGCCGTCGCCGCGGCGTCCGGACCGTCCGCAACGAGCAGCACCCGGATCACCATGGAGCCGTCCCCTCTCTGCACGGGAGGGCGCCGGAGCAAGGCCGGTGCCATCGGCCAGCCCCGAGAATACGCGGCGCCAGCCGGCAAAGCCTTGCAAACCGGCCCGGCCGCGCGCGGGCGCGCGCCGCTCGCCTTCGCCGTTCGGACTGCTAAGATGCCGGCCGACGGGGGTGGGGAGGGGGACGATGGGTCGAGCCGCAGCACTGCCACTCGAGACCGATCTCCGCGAAGCCGCCGAGGAGCGCTATCTCAGCTACGCCCTCAGCGTCATCACTTCGCGTGCGCTTCCCGATGCCCGCGACGGGTTGAAGCCCGTCCAGCGCCGCATCCTCTACGCCATGTACCAGAACCTCCGCCTGACGGCGGGGGCGCGGCCGCGGAAGTCGGCGGCCATCGTCGGCGAGGTGCTCGGCAAGTATCACCCGCACGGCGACCAGGCGGCCTACGAGGCGATGGTGCGCATGGCGCAGCCCTTCGCGCTCCGCTACCCGCTGGTGCACGGCGAGGGCAACTTCGGCTCGCTCGACGGGGACGCCGCGGCCGCGTACCGCTACACCGAGGCGCGTCTCACGCCGCTCGCCGAGGAGATGCTCGCCGACCTGGCGGCGGAGACGGTGCCCCTGCGCGCCACCTTCGACGCCATGCTCGAGGAGCCGACCGTCCTCCCGAGCGCCATCCCGCAGCTTCTCATGAACGGCTCGACCGGCATCGCGGTCGGCATGGCGACCAACATCCCGCCCCACAACCTGAGCGAGGTGGTGGCGGCGCTGACCGCCATGATCGACGAGCCCGACCTCGACGTGAAGGGGCTGCTCAAGCACGTGAAGGGCCCCGACTTCCCGACCGGGGGCGAGATCCTGAACACGAAGAAGGAGCTGCGCGAGATCTACGAGAGCGGGCAGGGTGCCGTCCGCCTCCGCGGCCAGTACCAGCTCGAGTCGCTGCCGCGCGGCAAGCGGCAGATCGTCGTCACCTCGATCCCCTACACCGTCAACAAGGCGGAGCTGGTCCTGCACATCGGGCAGGAGATCCTGGCGCGGAAGCTCCCGCAGGTGCTCGACGTGCGCGACGAGTCGACCGCCGACGTGCGCATCGTCCTCGAGCTCAAGGCCGACGCGTCGCCCGAG is from Deltaproteobacteria bacterium and encodes:
- a CDS encoding selenium-binding protein, whose product is MHSGFEAWGGRRRRAAGYRPVRCRPASAAQRPTHRFVTSAALAALLLGLAAARADETCLSPYMPKIMGQEDYVYVWTLGIEGVGDGSDKLVAIGANPADAAHYGKVISSVSVGGRHEAHDAGFTDDRRYLWAGGLDDSMIWVFDVAPAPAHPKLVRTIATFVKDSGGVVGPHTFFALPGRMLITGLSNSKDHGGRTALVEYDNDGKFIRTLWLPDKAPYGYDARVQPRLNRMLTSSFTGWNNYMAPIGKVMNDAQAVKRFGNTMVVWDFHARKPIQTLDVRGAPLEIRWALGPRHDYAFTTTALTSKLWLVEQQDDGSFTASAVADIANPMYIPLPADFSLSADDRFLFVGTFMDGTCRVYDVSDPHEPKLVHERKIGSQVGMVSETWDGKRVYFTSSLLSKWDKKGKDNEQFLKAYAWDEKQLTPLFAVDFLKERLGRPHTMRFGQERFYKNQIYGGEAGRPAAAP